The following are encoded in a window of Flavobacterium cupriresistens genomic DNA:
- a CDS encoding helix-turn-helix domain-containing protein — translation MKETQNNSQNRGQEITALYFDFLDLHIEDVVQGKVSDFMELNQIASKLFISHSHLSDTLQEVTGHHPCHFYDLKIVNKAKSLLTETNLSIAEIAKILTYDPSNFSKFFKKFTGKTAGKFRRQLKK, via the coding sequence ATGAAAGAGACGCAAAATAATAGCCAAAACAGAGGTCAGGAAATTACAGCACTTTATTTCGATTTTTTAGACCTACATATAGAAGATGTTGTGCAAGGAAAAGTTTCCGATTTTATGGAACTCAATCAAATTGCAAGCAAATTATTTATTTCTCATTCGCATCTCTCTGATACTTTACAAGAAGTAACAGGACATCATCCTTGTCATTTTTACGATTTAAAAATTGTAAACAAAGCAAAATCATTACTGACAGAAACCAATTTATCTATTGCAGAAATAGCAAAAATATTAACTTACGATCCTTCCAACTTTTCCAAGTTTTTTAAAAAATTTACTGGAAAAACAGCCGGGAAGTTTCGCCGGCAATTAAAAAAATAA